The proteins below are encoded in one region of Limnohabitans sp. 63ED37-2:
- the fba gene encoding class II fructose-bisphosphate aldolase (catalyzes the reversible aldol condensation of dihydroxyacetonephosphate and glyceraldehyde 3-phosphate in the Calvin cycle, glycolysis, and/or gluconeogenesis), whose amino-acid sequence MALVSMRELLDHAAVNGYGIPAFNVNNLEQVQAVMMAADEVGAPVILQASAGARKYAGEPFIKHLIQAATEQWPHIPLVMHQDHGQSPAVCQGAINLGFSSVMMDGSLLEDGKTPADFAYNVDVTRRVVEMAHLVGVSVEGELGCLGNLETGEAGEEDGIGAEGKLDHSQMLTDPEEAAQFVKATGLDALAIAIGTSHGAYKFSRKPTGDILAISRVKEIHQRIPNTHLVMHGSSSVPQELLALINQYGGKMKETYGVPVEEIQEAIKHGVRKINIDTDIRLAMTAACRKFLFENPDKFDAREWLKPAREAAKQICKQRYLEFGCEGQAPKIKGDNLQVVAARYARGELAQVVN is encoded by the coding sequence ATGGCACTCGTTTCTATGCGCGAGCTGCTGGACCATGCGGCCGTTAACGGCTACGGCATTCCAGCTTTCAACGTCAACAACCTGGAGCAAGTCCAGGCCGTCATGATGGCCGCCGACGAAGTCGGTGCCCCGGTGATTCTGCAGGCCAGCGCAGGTGCCCGCAAATACGCGGGTGAGCCCTTCATCAAGCACCTGATTCAGGCCGCCACCGAGCAGTGGCCGCACATTCCGCTGGTCATGCACCAAGACCACGGCCAAAGCCCGGCGGTTTGCCAGGGCGCGATCAACCTGGGTTTTTCATCGGTGATGATGGACGGCTCTTTGCTGGAAGACGGCAAGACCCCGGCCGACTTTGCCTACAACGTGGATGTGACCCGCCGTGTGGTCGAGATGGCCCACTTGGTGGGCGTGTCGGTCGAGGGCGAACTCGGCTGCTTGGGCAATCTGGAAACCGGTGAAGCTGGTGAAGAAGACGGCATTGGTGCCGAGGGCAAACTGGACCACAGCCAGATGCTGACCGACCCCGAAGAAGCGGCCCAGTTCGTGAAAGCCACAGGCCTGGACGCGCTGGCCATTGCCATTGGCACCAGCCACGGCGCCTACAAGTTCAGCCGCAAGCCCACGGGCGACATTTTGGCCATCAGCCGCGTGAAAGAAATTCACCAGCGCATTCCCAACACCCACTTGGTGATGCACGGCTCGTCCAGTGTGCCGCAAGAGCTGTTGGCCCTGATCAACCAGTACGGCGGCAAGATGAAAGAAACCTACGGCGTGCCCGTCGAGGAAATCCAAGAAGCCATCAAGCACGGCGTGCGCAAAATCAACATCGACACCGACATCCGTTTGGCGATGACCGCCGCTTGCCGCAAGTTCTTGTTCGAGAACCCCGACAAGTTCGACGCGCGTGAATGGCTCAAACCCGCCCGCGAAGCGGCCAAGCAAATCTGCAAGCAGCGCTACTTGGAGTTCGGCTGCGAAGGCCAGGCCCCCAAGATCAAGGGCGACAACCTGCAGGTGGTGGCCGCCCGTTATGCCCGCGGTGAATTGGCGCAAGTGGTCAACTGA
- the pyk gene encoding pyruvate kinase translates to MPRRATKIVATLGPASSDPALLEAMIRAGVNVVRLNFSHGKAQDHVDRARLVREASHRAGREVAIMADLQGPKIRVGKFAEGKVMLEPGAPFVLDASRTEPGDINGVGLDYKELPRDVKAGDVLLLNDGLIVLTVNAVKGEQVHTTVKLGGELSNNKGINKQGGGLTAAALTAKDMDDIRTAMSFNADYVAVSFPKNATDMEMARQLCNVACTNGHRPGLIAKIERAEAIPELDRILAVSDGIMVARGDLAVEVGNAAVPGLQKHMIKRARELDKLVITATQMMESMIVNPVPTRAEVSDVANAVLDGTDAVMLSAETAAGKYPLETVEMMAAVCLEAEKTDHDPLDDDFVGAHFNRIDHAIAMGALFTAHHLKAKAIVALTDSGSTALWMSRHSVRMPIYALTPKVATQRKMALMRNVSPLLMDTSADRDTALADAEAHLKKRGIVQPGDVYAITVGEPMGTPGGTNTLKICRAA, encoded by the coding sequence ATGCCCCGTCGCGCCACCAAGATTGTTGCCACCTTAGGCCCTGCTTCCAGCGATCCCGCACTTTTGGAGGCCATGATCCGTGCTGGCGTCAATGTGGTTCGCCTGAACTTCAGCCACGGCAAGGCGCAAGACCACGTCGACCGCGCCCGCCTGGTGCGCGAAGCCTCGCACCGTGCGGGCCGCGAGGTGGCCATCATGGCCGACCTGCAGGGCCCCAAGATCCGGGTCGGCAAGTTTGCCGAAGGCAAAGTCATGCTCGAGCCCGGTGCTCCTTTTGTGCTGGACGCCTCGCGCACCGAGCCGGGTGACATCAACGGCGTCGGCCTCGATTACAAAGAGCTGCCGCGTGACGTGAAAGCGGGCGATGTGCTCTTGCTCAACGATGGCTTGATCGTGCTCACCGTGAACGCGGTCAAAGGCGAGCAGGTGCACACCACCGTGAAGCTGGGCGGTGAATTGTCGAACAACAAGGGCATCAACAAACAGGGCGGTGGCTTGACGGCAGCGGCCCTGACGGCCAAGGACATGGACGACATCCGCACGGCCATGAGCTTCAATGCCGACTATGTGGCGGTGAGCTTCCCCAAAAACGCCACCGACATGGAAATGGCCCGCCAACTGTGCAACGTGGCCTGCACCAACGGCCACAGGCCTGGCCTGATCGCCAAGATCGAACGCGCCGAAGCCATTCCTGAGCTGGACCGCATCTTGGCGGTGTCGGACGGCATCATGGTCGCACGTGGCGATTTGGCCGTGGAGGTGGGCAATGCCGCTGTGCCGGGCCTGCAAAAACACATGATCAAACGCGCCCGCGAACTCGACAAACTGGTCATCACCGCCACGCAGATGATGGAGAGCATGATCGTCAACCCGGTGCCCACCCGCGCCGAAGTGTCGGACGTGGCCAACGCGGTGCTGGACGGCACCGATGCGGTGATGCTCAGCGCCGAAACCGCGGCAGGCAAGTACCCGCTGGAGACGGTCGAGATGATGGCGGCGGTGTGTCTGGAAGCCGAGAAAACCGACCACGATCCGCTGGACGACGACTTTGTGGGGGCGCATTTCAACCGCATCGACCACGCCATCGCCATGGGCGCCCTGTTCACGGCGCACCACCTCAAGGCCAAGGCGATTGTGGCCTTGACCGATTCGGGCTCGACCGCTTTGTGGATGAGCCGCCACAGTGTGCGCATGCCCATTTATGCACTCACGCCCAAGGTCGCCACCCAGCGCAAGATGGCCCTGATGCGCAACGTCAGCCCCTTGCTGATGGACACCAGCGCCGACCGCGACACCGCTTTGGCCGATGCCGAAGCGCACCTGAAAAAGCGCGGCATTGTGCAGCCGGGCGATGTGTACGCCATCACCGTGGGCGAGCCCATGGGCACACCTGGCGGCACCAACACGCTCAAGATTTGCCGGGCGGCTTGA